In Primulina eburnea isolate SZY01 chromosome 5, ASM2296580v1, whole genome shotgun sequence, a single window of DNA contains:
- the LOC140833003 gene encoding pentatricopeptide repeat-containing protein At1g79490, mitochondrial produces the protein MVLRSLLLYKNVGHSRNIFQQSLVKLRFLPFWSYTSSNSSLVSIFFGTSERYYCSGKRGGEKPNEWTEEIDYLDESGSVIYSGRGIRSVEPRVDDHVMVGGLKKPILNVSAVAKIVEVVRRWRWGPEMETQLDKLQFVPNMTHVTQALKIIDDSDALMSLFRWAKRQSWYFPNDECYVMLFDKLNLSRDFDGIQSIFEEMVSDSSGNGTPSFGAYSRVLQYLAKAEKLEVTFCCFKKIQELACKLDTQTYNSLITLFLNKGLPYKAFEIYENMEKDGCSLDASTYDLMIPNLAKSGRLDAALKLFQEMKQKNYRPTPGIFVALVDTMGKAGRLDTSIKIYMEMQGFGLRASGSMFVSLIESFVKAGKLETALRLWDEMKKAGFRPNYGLYTLVVESHAKSGKLEIAMSIFSDMEKAGFLPTPSTYSSLLEMHAASEQMDAAMKLYNSMINAGLRPSLSTYTALLTLLAKKKLVDVAAKILLEMKAMGYSVEVNASDVLMVYIKDGSIDLALRWLRFMGSSGIRTNNFIIRQLFESCMKCGLYDSAKPLLETYVNASAKVDLILYTSILAYLVRCQEEHNERHLMSILSATNHKAHAFLCGLFVGPEQRKQPVLSFVREFFQGIDYELEEGAARYFVNVLLNYLVLMGQINRARCVWKVSYENKLFPKAIVFDQHVAWSLDVRNLSVGAALIAVVHTLHRFRKRMLYYGVVPRRIKLVTGPTLKIVVAQMLSSVESPFEVSKVVLRAPGDSVLEWFKKPIVQQFLLNEIPSRSDILMHKLNTLFPCSAPEIRSLSPPKPLLSGKKL, from the coding sequence ATGGTACTGCGTAGCCTGTTGTTGTACAAAAATGTCGGGCATTCAAGAAACATATTTCAGCAAAGTCTTGTAAAGCTTCGATTTTTACCGTTTTGGAGTTATACCAGTTCAAATTCATCGTTGGTCTCAATCTTTTTTGGGACAAGTGAGCGTTATTACTGTTCCGGGAAGCGTGGTGGTGAAAAGCCCAATGAGTGGACGGAAGAAATAGACTATTTGGATGAATCGGGCAGTGTTATTTACTCTGGTAGGGGAATAAGGTCGGTTGAGCCTCGTGTTGATGACCATGTGATGGTAGGTGGATTGAAAAAACCCATTTTGAACGTCTCAGCTGTGGCTAAGATTGTTGAGGTTGTGAGAAGGTGGCGGTGGGGGCCTGAAATGGAGACACAGTTGGATAAGCTGCAGTTTGTGCCAAACATGACTCATGTTACGCAGGCTTTGAAGATAATAGATGATAGTGATGCTTTGATGAGTTTGTTTAGGTGGGCCAAGAGGCAATCTTGGTATTTTCCCAATGATGAGTGCTATGTTATGTTGTTTGACAAGTTGAATTTGAGCAGAGATTTCGATGGTATTCAGtcaatttttgaggaaatgGTTAGTGATTCAAGTGGAAATGGGACACCGTCTTTTGGTGCATACAGTAGGGTGCTTCAATATCTGGCTAAGGCTGAGAAATTGGAGGTTACCTTTTGTTGTTTCAAGAAAATTCAGGAGTTGGCTTGTAAACTTGATACTCAAACTTATAATTCACTCATAACTTTGTTTCTTAATAAAGGGCTACCTTACAAGGCATTTGAAATCTACGAGAACATGGAAAAGGATGGGTGTTCTTTAGATGCATCCACTTATGACTTGATGATACCAAACCTTGCAAAATCTGGCCGCCTTGATGCTGCACTGAAGCTTTTCCAGGAGATGAAACAAAAGAATTATCGACCAACTCCTGGGATTTTTGTTGCCCTTGTTGATACAATGGGCAAGGCTGGGAGACTAGATACATCGATTAAAATTTATATGGAAATGCAAGGTTTTGGGTTAAGGGCATCGGGATCCATGTTTGTTTCTCTAATTGAATCATTTGTTAAAGCTGGAAAGCTGGAGACAGCACTAAGACtctgggatgagatgaaaaaaGCTGGATTCAGACCTAACTATGGACTTTACACATTGGTCGTTGAATCCCATGCTAAATCCGGGAAGCTTGAGATAGCTATGTCCATCTTCTCAGACATGGAAAAGGCTGGTTTTTTACCTACTCCATCTACTTACTCCTCTCTCTTGGAAATGCATGCTGCTTCTGAGCAAATGGATGCTGCCATGAAGCTCTATAACTCCATGATAAATGCTGGTTTGAGACCTAGTCTGAGCACTTATACAGCTCTTTTGACTTTGCTGGCAAAAAAGAAGCTAGTGGATGTGGCTGCAAAGATATTGCTTGAGATGAAGGCCATGGGTTACTCTGTTGAGGTGAATGCTAGTGACGTTCTTATGGTTTATATAAAGGATGGTTCCATTGATCTTGCTTTGAGGTGGCTGCGCTTCATGGGTTCATCTGGCATTCGAACAAACAACTTCATAATTAGGCAGCTATTTGAGTCGTGCATGAAGTGTGGTTTGTATGACTCCGCCAAGCCTCTCCTTGAGACATATGTTAATGCCTCTGCAAAGGTGGATCTTATTCTTTACACATCAATTTTGGCCTATCTTGTAAGATGCCAGGAAGAGCACAATGAGAGGCATTTAATGTCAATTTTGAGTGCTACAAACCATAAAGCTCATGCATTCTTGTGCGGACTCTTTGTCGGACCTGAACAGAGGAAACAACCAGTTCTGTCGTTTGTGAGGGAGTTTTTCCaaggtattgattatgagttggaaGAAGGAGCTGCTAGATACTTTGTCAATGTCCTCCTTAACTACTTGGTGCTAATGGGACAAATTAACCGTGCTCGGTGTGTATGGAAAGTCTCGTATGAAAACAAGCTTTTTCCTAAAGCTATTGTGTTCGATCAACATGTTGCGTGGTCTCTCGATGTTAGGAACCTGTCTGTTGGAGCAGCTCTTATAGCGGTTGTGCATACACTTCATAGATTCAGAAAAAGAATGTTATATTATGGTGTTGTTCCAAGACGGATTAAGTTAGTCACTGGACCAACTTTGAAGATAGTTGTAGCACAGATGCTAAGCTCCGTGGAATCTCCATTTGAGGTCAGTAAGGTTGTCTTAAGGGCTCCGGGTGATTCCGTGCTAGAGTGGTTTAAGAAACCAATTGTCCAGCAATTTCTTTTAAATGAGATTCCATCAAGATCTGACATTCTGATGCATAAGCTTAACACCTTGTTTCCTTGTTCTGCACCTGAAATCAGATCCTTGTCCCCTCCTAAACCGCTTCTTTCCGGAAAGAAATTGTAA